In a genomic window of Vulpes lagopus strain Blue_001 chromosome 13, ASM1834538v1, whole genome shotgun sequence:
- the TMEM229A gene encoding transmembrane protein 229A: MAGSDAGAEGRARRGCAARRPGGPGGRGREAAGSRPEPLSTAEAPAAGAALPAWMRLYFYGMHGITLDVLASSARRFARSPDLRMLGFSSPYRCLLHSLTHFALEKVYLQRPRCPSAFVFNFLVYPSAHVALQTLAGLRGGPGAAGGAGVPGPLRWALQYALALYHCQVFLKRFLRLRYRGRPSRGPRPGRAPPAAPRAAPPAAPPAAPPAAPPAAPPAAPGAGGRRRPPRGTRGAGGAPARGLPDPLRFLFFGMHGFLDEIFFTFFFNWLGQADGPTSGHTSLWSFLMYGSCSFVVEKLYFHLHRGRGWSAWRRVPLYVTFIYAWELCWGLGLRTCGACSWDYSHYPLNFMGLITLMYLPGWIFLSVYQDLLFNVLWRVQYVPTI, translated from the coding sequence ATGGCGGGCAGCGATGCGGGCGCGGAGGGGCGGGCGCGGAGGGGCTGCGCGGCGCGGCGCCCCGGgggcccgggcgggcgggggcgcgagGCTGCCGGCAGCCGCCCGGAGCCGCTGTCCACTGCTGAAGCGCCGGCCGCCGGCGCCGCGCTGCCCGCCTGGATGCGACTGTACTTCTACGGGATGCACGGGATCACCCTGGACGTGCTGGCGTCCTCGGCCCGGCGCTTCGCTCGCAGCCCGGACCTCCGGATGCTGGGGTTCTCCTCGCCCTACCGCTGCCTGCTGCACTCGCTCACCCACTTCGCCCTGGAGAAGGTCTACCTGCAGCGGCCGCGCTGCCCCAGCGCCTTCGTCTTCAATTTCCTGGTCTACCCGTCGGCCCACGTGGCGCTGCAGACCCTGGCCGGCCTGCGCGGCGggccgggcgcggcggggggcgcgggggtgccGGGGCCGCTGCGCTGGGCGCTGCAGTACGCGCTCGCGCTCTACCACTGCCAAGTGTTCCTGAAGCGCTTCCTGCGCCTGCGGTACCGGGGCCGCCCGAGCCGCGGCCCCCGCCCTggccgcgcgccccccgccgcgccccgcgccgcgccccccgccgcgccccccgccgcgccccccgccgcgccccccgccgcgccccccgccgccccgggcgcAGGGGGCCGGCGACGACCGCCGCGAGGCACCAGGGGCGCCGGGGGAGCCCCCGCTCGGGGGCTGCCGGACCCGCTCCGCTTCCTCTTCTTCGGGATGCACGGCTTTCTGGACGAGatcttcttcactttcttcttcaACTGGCTGGGGCAGGCGGACGGGCCGACCAGCGGCCACACGTCGCTCTGGTCCTTCCTGATGTACGGCAGCTGCAGCTTCGTGGTGGAGAAACTCTACTTCCACCTGCACCGGGGCCGCGGCTGGAGCGCCTGGCGGCGGGTGCCCCTCTACGTGACCTTCATCTACGCGTGGGAGCTGTGCTGGGGCCTGGGCCTCCGCACGTGCGGCGCTTGCTCCTGGGACTATTCTCACTACCCGCTCAACTTCATGGGCCTCATCACCCTCATGTATCTACCTGGTTGGATATTCCTTAGTGTGTACCAGGACCTACTTTTCAACGTGTTGTGGCGGGTTCAGTACGTACcgactatctaa